A single window of Myxococcales bacterium DNA harbors:
- a CDS encoding metallophosphoesterase translates to MPRSIIVGDVHGCRDELSELLAKMSFGSGDALFSVGDLVARGPDGAGVLELVASVGGRAVQGNHERRLLEARAARDGGEPGRRLGASHTHLLETLAPHHWQMLEALPLWLDLSEHELRIVHAGLVPGMAMELQDPWVLTHIRTLDADGAPSDKRGATLWGERYLEGPHVVFGHNAVDGLQLHARATGLDTGCVYGNRLTALVLAAGARVPPEGERPDVMVSVRARRQYVDLR, encoded by the coding sequence GTGCCTCGATCGATCATCGTGGGGGACGTCCACGGTTGTCGCGACGAGCTTTCGGAGCTGCTCGCAAAGATGAGCTTCGGCAGCGGTGATGCCTTGTTCTCCGTTGGTGATCTGGTCGCGCGCGGCCCGGATGGAGCCGGGGTTCTGGAGCTCGTTGCCAGCGTCGGCGGACGCGCGGTGCAAGGCAACCACGAGCGCCGGCTGCTCGAGGCGCGAGCCGCGCGCGACGGCGGGGAGCCCGGTCGACGGCTGGGAGCGTCCCACACGCACCTGCTCGAGACGCTCGCCCCACATCACTGGCAGATGCTCGAGGCGCTGCCACTCTGGCTCGACTTGTCGGAGCACGAGCTCCGCATCGTTCACGCCGGCCTTGTCCCCGGCATGGCCATGGAGCTTCAGGACCCCTGGGTGCTCACGCACATTCGTACCCTCGACGCCGACGGAGCACCGAGCGACAAGCGCGGCGCGACGCTGTGGGGTGAACGATACCTCGAGGGGCCTCACGTCGTGTTTGGGCACAACGCCGTGGATGGACTTCAGCTGCACGCCCGAGCAACCGGCCTCGACACGGGCTGCGTCTATGGCAACCGCCTGACCGCGCTGGTGCTCGCTGCCGGCGCCCGCGTGCCGCCCGAGGGCGAACGCCCCGACGTGATGGTGTCGGTGCGCGCGCGGCGACAATACGTGGACCTGCGCTGA